The Elusimicrobiota bacterium genome includes a region encoding these proteins:
- a CDS encoding winged helix-turn-helix transcriptional regulator — translation MAPKNLTDKLVFKIKSDFLRSLAHPVRLEIIEFLRQGESSVGHMVQEFGVEQSAISKHLAILRQAGLVSSRHEKVTVYYSIRDKEIFRVLRPIAHILSKRLQDSRAVLDRLSKA, via the coding sequence ATGGCCCCCAAGAACCTCACCGACAAGCTGGTGTTCAAGATCAAGTCCGACTTCTTGCGGTCGCTGGCGCATCCCGTGCGCCTGGAGATCATCGAGTTCCTGCGCCAGGGCGAGTCCTCGGTCGGCCACATGGTCCAGGAGTTCGGCGTCGAGCAGTCGGCCATCTCCAAGCACCTGGCGATCCTGCGCCAGGCCGGACTCGTCTCCTCCCGGCACGAGAAGGTCACCGTGTACTACTCCATCCGCGACAAGGAGATCTTCCGGGTGCTGCGCCCGATCGCGCACATCCTGAGCAAGCGGCTCCAGGACAGCCGCGCCGTGCTGGACCGGCTCTCCAAAGCCTGA
- the argC gene encoding N-acetyl-gamma-glutamyl-phosphate reductase codes for MKKIKVGIEGGAGFTGGELIRLLLSHPKVEIAAATSSTFPGQPVFLAHPNLRGRTSLSFTRKLDYAKLDCLFLAGGHGDAMAEVPAILAAAGSRLRIIDLSGDFRLRDEALYPVWYTRKHKAPDLLKKFAYGLVELNRAEIEKTRLVANPGCFATATALALGPLAKGGVGGVVSVTAITGSSGSGANPTPITHHPTRHSNLKAYKPFTHQHIPEVEQILERLAGKKALKLSLVPISGPFARGIYAVCQVDLPKGWTSERVKELYQTAYKGSSFVRLVPEPPSLNAVNGSNHCDVFVTVQEGRICVISAIDNLVKGASGQAIQNLNVMMGWDESVGLEFAGTYP; via the coding sequence GTGAAGAAGATCAAGGTCGGCATCGAAGGCGGCGCGGGCTTCACCGGCGGCGAGCTGATCCGCCTCCTGCTCTCGCACCCGAAGGTCGAGATCGCCGCGGCGACCTCCTCCACCTTCCCGGGGCAGCCCGTGTTCCTCGCGCACCCGAACCTGCGCGGCCGCACGAGCCTCTCGTTCACCCGCAAGCTCGACTACGCGAAGCTCGACTGCCTGTTCCTCGCCGGCGGCCACGGCGACGCGATGGCCGAGGTGCCGGCGATCCTCGCCGCCGCGGGCTCGCGCCTGCGCATCATCGACCTCTCCGGCGACTTCCGCCTGCGCGACGAGGCCCTGTACCCCGTCTGGTACACGCGCAAGCACAAGGCACCCGACCTCCTCAAGAAGTTCGCCTACGGCCTCGTCGAGCTCAACCGCGCGGAGATCGAGAAGACCCGCCTGGTGGCCAACCCCGGCTGCTTCGCCACCGCGACGGCCCTGGCCCTCGGGCCGCTGGCCAAGGGCGGCGTCGGCGGCGTCGTGTCCGTCACGGCGATCACCGGCTCCTCCGGCTCCGGCGCCAACCCGACGCCGATCACGCATCACCCGACGCGCCACAGCAACCTCAAGGCCTACAAGCCCTTCACCCACCAGCACATCCCCGAGGTCGAGCAGATTCTCGAGCGCCTGGCGGGCAAGAAGGCCCTGAAGCTGTCGCTCGTGCCGATCTCGGGGCCGTTCGCCCGCGGCATCTACGCGGTGTGCCAGGTGGACCTGCCCAAGGGCTGGACCTCCGAGCGCGTCAAGGAGCTGTACCAGACCGCCTACAAGGGCAGCTCCTTCGTGCGCCTCGTGCCCGAGCCGCCCTCGCTCAACGCCGTCAACGGCTCCAACCACTGCGACGTGTTCGTCACCGTCCAGGAGGGCCGCATCTGCGTGATCTCCGCCATCGACAACCTCGTCAAGGGGGCGTCGGGCCAGGCCATCCAGAACCTCAACGTGATGATGGGCTGGGACGAGAGCGTGGGGCTCGAGTTCGCGGGGACCTACCCGTGA
- the topA gene encoding type I DNA topoisomerase, which produces MKLVIVESPNKVRKIKDFLGADYRVAASFGHVRDLPAAGGLSVEFVDGKIKPVYATIERSARHVRELEDLAKKADEVILATDPDREGEAIAWHVSQLLGERKYSRVVFHAVTKAEVQKAMAKPRPIDQRLVDAQQARRVLDRVVGWVVSPTLRKVSKDARSAGRVQSVALRLVADREKEIGKHKTVDYFVLSARLEKDGSPPPFAAKLIAWKDHPLGQRLRDPALAEKTTAWAKTVPWRVLTCDRRDSARNPPPPFTTATVQQAASVRLGFNPDATMKHLQALFEDGKITYHRTDSTALSPEGLAEARAVIKKDFPPEYLPKSPIIHATKAANAQEAHEAIRPTHAETGPDGIGGDAGKLYRLIWQRFVACQMAPGRDQITTIDVACAPDSWKTEKGDMAPMGVFQAKGKVLLFDGWRRLAGEDATEEAKKKGKKDGAEPEEDDESDGELPMLDPGDPLTLLDIAALKRSTKPPPRYTQASLIKKLEAEGIGRPSTYAAIMRVILERGYVKEEKRKLHATPLGLSASDFLVRNYTGNFIDMDYTARLEDDLDRIARGEASWEKVVTEASFAVIALARRAGLWYDPLVPRPPR; this is translated from the coding sequence ATGAAGCTCGTCATCGTCGAGTCGCCGAACAAGGTCCGCAAGATCAAGGACTTCCTCGGCGCCGACTACCGGGTCGCCGCGTCCTTCGGCCACGTCCGGGACCTCCCCGCGGCCGGCGGCCTGTCGGTCGAGTTCGTCGACGGGAAGATCAAGCCGGTCTACGCGACCATCGAGCGCTCCGCGCGGCACGTTCGCGAGCTCGAGGACCTGGCGAAGAAGGCCGACGAGGTCATCCTCGCCACCGACCCCGACCGCGAGGGCGAGGCGATCGCCTGGCACGTCAGTCAGCTGCTGGGCGAGCGCAAGTACAGCCGCGTCGTCTTCCACGCCGTGACGAAGGCCGAGGTGCAGAAGGCGATGGCCAAGCCCCGTCCGATTGACCAGCGCCTCGTCGACGCCCAGCAGGCCCGCCGGGTGCTCGACCGGGTCGTCGGCTGGGTGGTGAGCCCGACTTTGCGGAAGGTCTCCAAGGACGCGCGCAGCGCGGGCCGGGTCCAGTCCGTGGCGCTGCGCCTGGTCGCCGACCGCGAGAAGGAGATCGGCAAGCACAAGACCGTCGATTATTTCGTCCTGTCGGCTAGGCTCGAGAAGGACGGCTCCCCGCCCCCGTTCGCCGCGAAGCTGATCGCCTGGAAGGACCACCCCCTCGGCCAGCGCCTGCGCGACCCCGCTCTGGCCGAGAAGACGACGGCGTGGGCGAAGACCGTGCCTTGGCGCGTGCTGACCTGCGACCGGCGGGATTCGGCGCGCAACCCCCCTCCGCCGTTCACGACGGCGACCGTCCAGCAGGCCGCGTCGGTGCGCCTGGGCTTCAATCCCGACGCGACGATGAAGCACCTGCAGGCCCTGTTCGAAGACGGGAAGATCACCTATCACCGAACCGACTCGACCGCGCTGTCGCCCGAAGGCCTCGCGGAGGCGCGCGCAGTGATCAAGAAGGACTTCCCCCCCGAGTACCTGCCCAAGTCCCCCATCATCCACGCGACCAAGGCCGCCAACGCCCAGGAGGCCCACGAGGCCATACGCCCCACGCACGCGGAGACCGGCCCGGACGGGATCGGCGGCGACGCGGGCAAGCTCTACCGCCTGATCTGGCAGCGCTTCGTCGCCTGCCAGATGGCTCCCGGGCGCGACCAGATCACGACCATCGACGTCGCCTGCGCCCCGGACTCCTGGAAGACCGAGAAGGGGGACATGGCTCCCATGGGCGTGTTCCAGGCCAAGGGCAAGGTCCTCCTCTTCGACGGCTGGCGCCGGCTCGCCGGCGAGGACGCCACCGAGGAGGCCAAGAAGAAGGGCAAGAAGGACGGCGCGGAGCCCGAGGAGGACGACGAGAGCGACGGGGAGCTGCCGATGCTGGATCCGGGCGACCCGCTGACCTTGCTCGACATCGCCGCCCTCAAGCGCTCGACCAAACCGCCGCCCCGCTACACCCAGGCGTCCTTGATCAAGAAGCTCGAGGCCGAGGGCATCGGCCGCCCGTCCACGTACGCCGCCATCATGCGCGTCATCCTCGAGAGGGGATATGTGAAGGAAGAGAAGCGCAAGCTGCACGCCACGCCGCTCGGCCTGTCGGCCAGCGACTTCCTCGTGCGCAACTACACCGGGAACTTCATCGACATGGACTACACCGCGCGGCTCGAGGACGACCTCGACAGGATCGCCCGCGGCGAGGCCTCCTGGGAGAAGGTCGTCACCGAGGCCAGCTTCGCCGTCATCGCGCTGGCCCGCCGCGCGGGGCTCTGGTACGACCCCCTGGTCCCCCGCCCGCCTCGCTGA
- a CDS encoding aminotransferase class III-fold pyridoxal phosphate-dependent enzyme, whose protein sequence is MSGMNESMALEDGSVLPTYEKFPFVLDRGEGCWVWDEAGNKYLDLYGGHAVAAIGHSPAEVTAAIAKQSAKLLFYSNLVYLKVRAEAAKALVDFCGEKGSQVFFCNSGAEANENAMRIARCVTGKAKIVVAEGGFHGRTAAAIAATGYKYRKGMTGLGGDIVHVPFGDLAAAEAALKDAAAFLLEPIQSVQGCTTATGEYLRGLQALCEKNGSLLIFDEVQTGLGRVGAPSARHASDARPHLQTFAKALASGVPAGAVLATPEVSAKVKPGALGSTFGGGPLASVAISATIKAIVDKNLVENAAEMEELIRATFRFPQIKEIRGKGLLLGLVLDRPSKAVRDALLKKKIIVGGADDVHVIRLLPPLTVGPAEIGLLRAALEEIFAAEAVAA, encoded by the coding sequence GTGAGCGGCATGAACGAATCGATGGCCCTGGAAGACGGCAGCGTCCTCCCGACGTACGAGAAGTTCCCGTTCGTCCTCGACCGCGGCGAAGGCTGCTGGGTCTGGGACGAGGCGGGAAACAAGTATCTCGACCTGTACGGCGGTCACGCCGTCGCGGCGATCGGGCACTCCCCCGCCGAGGTCACGGCCGCCATCGCGAAGCAGTCGGCCAAGCTGCTGTTCTACTCTAACCTCGTCTACCTCAAGGTCCGCGCCGAGGCCGCCAAGGCCCTCGTGGATTTCTGCGGGGAGAAGGGCTCGCAGGTGTTCTTCTGCAACTCGGGCGCGGAGGCCAACGAGAACGCGATGCGCATCGCGCGCTGCGTGACGGGCAAGGCCAAGATCGTCGTGGCCGAGGGCGGGTTCCACGGCCGGACGGCTGCGGCCATCGCCGCGACGGGTTATAAATACCGGAAGGGCATGACCGGCCTGGGCGGGGACATCGTGCACGTGCCTTTCGGGGATCTCGCCGCGGCCGAGGCGGCCCTCAAGGACGCGGCCGCGTTTCTTCTGGAGCCCATTCAAAGCGTCCAGGGCTGCACCACGGCGACGGGAGAATATCTCCGCGGCCTGCAGGCTCTGTGCGAGAAAAACGGGAGCTTGCTGATCTTCGACGAGGTCCAGACCGGCCTCGGCCGCGTGGGCGCCCCGTCCGCGCGCCACGCCTCCGACGCCCGGCCGCATCTGCAGACCTTCGCCAAGGCCCTCGCCTCCGGCGTTCCGGCCGGCGCGGTGCTCGCGACGCCCGAGGTCTCCGCGAAGGTGAAGCCCGGCGCGCTGGGCTCGACCTTCGGCGGCGGGCCGCTCGCCAGCGTGGCGATCAGCGCGACGATCAAGGCGATCGTCGACAAGAATCTCGTCGAGAATGCCGCGGAGATGGAGGAGCTCATCCGAGCCACGTTCCGTTTCCCGCAGATCAAAGAGATCCGCGGGAAGGGACTTCTACTCGGGCTCGTCCTCGACCGGCCGTCGAAGGCCGTTCGCGACGCTCTATTGAAGAAGAAGATCATCGTCGGCGGGGCCGACGATGTTCACGTCATCCGCCTGCTCCCCCCGCTCACCGTCGGCCCGGCCGAGATCGGCCTGCTGCGGGCCGCGTTGGAGGAGATCTTCGCGGCCGAGGCGGTGGCGGCATGA
- a CDS encoding N-acetylornithine carbamoyltransferase, with translation MRHFTHLKDFTIDELNAIVDSALALKKSAPEGMPLAGKSLAFCFMNPSLRTQVSFSVATATLGGHPVTLSLGSGGTWGMESVEGVVMDGSAAEHLKEAVPVLGRMCQALGLRSFPAGKSWAEDKAEPALAAFLKYSTVPVINMESASGHPCQALADLMTIRERMDPVKKNFLLSWAPHVKPLPMAVPNSSVEMASMAGMNVTIARPEGYDLDAEVMARVKKNCAANGTKLTVTDDATGAFEGQHVVYGKSWGSLANYGQAPSADPAFRKKWTISSAKMKKTDDGIFMHCLPVRRNLVVNDDVLDGKWAVHIDEAENRLHTAKAVLLHLLASPKPIAAARRHRK, from the coding sequence ATGAGGCATTTCACCCACCTGAAGGACTTCACCATCGACGAGCTCAACGCGATCGTCGACTCGGCGCTCGCGCTCAAGAAGTCGGCGCCGGAGGGCATGCCGCTGGCGGGCAAGTCCCTGGCGTTCTGTTTCATGAACCCGTCCCTGCGCACGCAGGTCTCGTTCTCCGTCGCGACCGCCACTTTGGGCGGCCACCCCGTGACTTTGAGCCTCGGCTCGGGCGGCACCTGGGGCATGGAGTCCGTCGAAGGCGTCGTCATGGACGGCTCCGCCGCGGAGCATTTGAAAGAAGCCGTGCCGGTCCTGGGGCGCATGTGCCAGGCGCTCGGCCTGCGCTCCTTCCCCGCCGGGAAGTCCTGGGCCGAGGACAAGGCCGAGCCCGCGCTCGCGGCCTTCCTCAAGTACTCGACCGTGCCGGTCATCAACATGGAGTCGGCGTCGGGGCACCCGTGCCAAGCGCTGGCCGACCTGATGACGATCCGGGAGCGGATGGACCCGGTGAAGAAGAATTTCCTCCTGTCCTGGGCGCCCCACGTGAAGCCTCTGCCCATGGCCGTGCCCAACTCTTCCGTCGAGATGGCCTCCATGGCGGGCATGAACGTCACGATCGCACGTCCGGAAGGATATGACCTCGATGCCGAGGTGATGGCGCGCGTGAAGAAGAATTGCGCCGCCAACGGGACGAAGCTGACGGTCACCGACGACGCGACGGGGGCTTTCGAAGGCCAGCACGTCGTGTACGGGAAATCGTGGGGATCTCTGGCGAATTACGGCCAGGCGCCGTCCGCCGATCCCGCGTTCCGCAAGAAGTGGACGATCTCGTCGGCGAAGATGAAGAAGACCGATGACGGGATCTTCATGCACTGCCTGCCCGTCCGCAGGAACCTCGTCGTCAACGACGACGTTTTGGACGGGAAGTGGGCGGTGCACATCGACGAAGCCGAGAACCGCCTCCACACCGCCAAAGCCGTTCTTCTTCATTTACTCGCCTCGCCCAAACCCATCGCCGCCGCCAGGAGACACCGCAAATGA
- the argG gene encoding argininosuccinate synthase: MKKPLVVLAFSGGLDTTFCVLWLKKELGADVITATVDTGGFSAEELAAIKARSKALGALKHYALDGRAEVFSRFAAPLIQGNILRGRVYPLSVAAERVLQAEMIARVAKEVKADGVCHGSTGAGNDQVRFDAVFQVLLPNVKVHTPIRDLGLSRQQETDYLAKEGVAVPAKTTAYSVNAGLWGTTVGGGATHDPWTEIPDSAFPSLSAEPPTEQTDVVVGFTKGIPTSLDGKATEGVDLVGALHALGRRYAVGRGVHMGDTILGIKGRIGFEAPAPLMLIAAHNELEKLVLTRWQSFWKNQAGEFYGQMLHEGLYFDPVMRDIEAMIKSSQETVTGEARLRLRAGRFDVTGVKSPFSMIAGAATYGETTKLWTGDEAAGFSKLHALPMTLAARARAEKVTI; the protein is encoded by the coding sequence ATGAAGAAACCCCTCGTCGTACTCGCGTTCAGCGGCGGCCTCGACACCACGTTCTGCGTGCTGTGGCTCAAGAAGGAGCTCGGCGCGGACGTGATCACCGCCACCGTCGACACCGGCGGGTTCTCCGCCGAGGAGCTGGCGGCCATCAAGGCGCGCTCGAAGGCTCTCGGCGCGCTGAAGCATTACGCGCTCGACGGGCGCGCGGAGGTGTTCTCCCGCTTCGCGGCGCCGCTGATCCAGGGCAACATCCTGCGCGGCCGGGTGTATCCGCTCTCCGTGGCGGCCGAGCGGGTGCTGCAGGCCGAGATGATCGCCCGCGTGGCCAAGGAAGTGAAGGCCGACGGCGTGTGCCACGGGTCGACCGGGGCGGGCAACGACCAGGTGAGGTTCGACGCGGTCTTTCAAGTCTTGCTTCCTAATGTGAAGGTCCACACGCCGATCCGGGACCTCGGCCTTTCCCGCCAGCAGGAGACGGACTATCTCGCCAAGGAAGGCGTCGCGGTGCCGGCCAAGACGACCGCGTACTCGGTGAACGCCGGATTGTGGGGAACGACGGTCGGCGGGGGCGCCACTCACGATCCGTGGACGGAGATTCCCGACTCGGCCTTTCCCTCCCTGTCGGCCGAGCCTCCGACGGAACAAACGGATGTCGTCGTCGGCTTCACGAAGGGCATACCGACGTCTTTGGACGGAAAGGCAACGGAAGGGGTGGACCTTGTGGGGGCCTTACACGCCCTTGGCCGGAGGTACGCTGTTGGGCGGGGAGTGCATATGGGGGACACGATCCTCGGTATTAAGGGACGCATCGGCTTTGAAGCCCCTGCGCCATTAATGCTTATCGCGGCCCACAACGAGCTGGAAAAACTCGTTCTGACCCGCTGGCAGAGCTTCTGGAAGAATCAGGCCGGAGAATTCTACGGCCAAATGCTTCATGAGGGCCTGTATTTTGATCCCGTCATGCGTGACATCGAAGCCATGATCAAGTCGTCGCAGGAGACGGTCACGGGCGAGGCGCGCCTGCGCCTGCGCGCGGGACGTTTCGACGTCACCGGCGTCAAATCTCCTTTCTCGATGATCGCCGGCGCCGCCACTTACGGCGAGACGACCAAGCTGTGGACCGGCGACGAGGCCGCGGGCTTCTCGAAGCTCCACGCGCTTCCCATGACTTTGGCGGCCCGCGCGCGCGCGGAAAAGGTGACGATATGA
- the argH gene encoding argininosuccinate lyase — translation MKKLWQTKTDLDAAVEAYTVGADPELDARLLPYEVYGSLAHASGLVAIGVLTKAEYARIRKVLSGLKTIKITRAQEDIHTAVEQALTAKLGETGAKVHAGRSRNDQVQVNLRLYLKDRLLALDAAAGAAAAAWAAFGAKWDERPIPGYSHLQRAMPTTIGHWAASHVEALLDARRALRFAFDEADACPLGSAAGYGVMLPLPRERVAQLLGFSRVQRNTLRVQSSRPRLEAAVLSSLCLVARDLGTLAWDLSLYSTAEFGFLKLSDSFTTGSSIMPQKKNPDVVELTRARAALFPGWLNQVLMIGQLPSGYHRDYQLTKGPLFAALDTMGQILGIAARLPESLSVNEDRCAAAVTSDLFATHEAIALVRDGMPFRTAYRQVADRARAVAVPLPVGQVELPSHTGAPGNPDWSWLAAEIKKSDRRHLKTSSELNKRWSVLVSGSQIR, via the coding sequence ATGAAAAAGCTCTGGCAGACCAAGACCGACCTCGACGCCGCCGTCGAGGCCTACACCGTCGGCGCCGACCCCGAGCTCGACGCGCGCCTTCTTCCCTACGAGGTCTACGGAAGCCTGGCGCACGCCTCCGGCCTCGTCGCGATCGGCGTGCTCACCAAGGCCGAATACGCTCGCATCCGCAAGGTCCTGAGCGGGCTCAAGACTATTAAGATCACGCGCGCTCAAGAGGACATCCACACCGCCGTCGAGCAGGCGCTGACCGCGAAGCTCGGCGAGACCGGGGCCAAGGTCCACGCCGGACGCTCGCGCAACGACCAGGTCCAAGTGAACCTGCGCCTGTACCTCAAGGACCGCCTCCTGGCCCTCGACGCCGCCGCCGGCGCCGCCGCCGCCGCCTGGGCCGCGTTCGGCGCGAAGTGGGACGAGCGCCCCATCCCCGGCTACTCGCACCTGCAGCGCGCGATGCCGACCACGATCGGCCACTGGGCCGCGTCCCACGTCGAGGCCCTGCTCGACGCGCGCCGCGCCCTGCGCTTCGCCTTCGACGAGGCCGACGCCTGCCCGCTCGGCTCCGCCGCCGGCTACGGCGTCATGCTCCCGCTCCCGCGCGAGCGCGTGGCCCAGCTCCTCGGATTCTCGCGCGTGCAGCGCAACACCTTACGAGTCCAGTCGAGCCGCCCGCGTCTCGAGGCGGCCGTGCTCTCGTCCTTGTGCCTCGTCGCCCGCGACCTCGGGACCCTGGCCTGGGACCTGTCGCTGTACTCGACCGCCGAGTTCGGCTTTCTCAAGCTCTCCGACTCGTTCACGACCGGCTCGAGCATCATGCCCCAGAAGAAGAACCCGGACGTCGTCGAGCTCACCCGCGCCCGCGCCGCCCTGTTCCCGGGCTGGCTCAACCAGGTCCTCATGATCGGCCAGCTGCCCTCGGGCTACCACCGCGACTACCAGCTGACCAAGGGCCCGCTGTTCGCCGCGCTCGACACGATGGGCCAGATACTCGGGATCGCCGCCCGCCTGCCGGAGTCGCTTTCGGTCAACGAGGACCGCTGCGCCGCCGCCGTCACCTCGGACCTGTTCGCCACCCACGAGGCCATCGCCCTCGTCCGCGACGGCATGCCCTTCCGCACCGCCTACCGCCAGGTCGCCGACCGCGCCCGCGCCGTCGCCGTCCCCCTCCCCGTCGGCCAGGTGGAGCTCCCCTCGCACACCGGCGCCCCCGGCAACCCCGACTGGTCTTGGTTGGCCGCCGAAATCAAGAAATCCGACCGACGACATCTAAAAACGAGCTCCGAGTTGAACAAGCGCTGGTCCGTCTTGGTGTCAGGCTCGCAAATTCGTTGA
- a CDS encoding transposase, with protein MARGVDRRAIFIDKRDYESFLNCLNRIIEESGATVLAYCLMPNHFHLAIKVGPVLLSSIMQRILASYATTFNRRYDRTGHLFEARHRAYLCSDDRYLLALIHYIQMNPVRAVLVSRAEDWPWSSRVPVELPDLGMDDFEPWPRMDGRPILMRSRATNLTLDEIGEKVGTATGVGPAELRSGTKNSQVVRAKGLLAREGIRNGHRIGEIAAWLHTAPGSVGYYLRKNSTNLRA; from the coding sequence ATGGCGCGTGGAGTCGATAGGCGCGCTATCTTCATCGATAAACGCGATTATGAGTCATTCCTGAATTGTCTGAATCGGATAATAGAAGAGTCGGGAGCGACGGTGCTCGCCTATTGCCTCATGCCCAACCATTTCCATTTGGCGATCAAGGTCGGCCCGGTGCTGCTCTCCTCCATCATGCAGAGGATACTCGCCTCGTACGCAACAACTTTCAACCGTCGGTACGATCGCACGGGACATTTGTTCGAGGCGCGCCATAGAGCCTATTTATGTTCGGACGACCGATACTTGCTCGCCCTGATTCACTATATCCAGATGAATCCGGTTCGGGCAGTCTTGGTTTCGCGTGCCGAAGATTGGCCTTGGTCGAGTCGCGTTCCGGTCGAATTGCCTGACCTCGGAATGGATGATTTTGAACCCTGGCCTAGGATGGACGGGCGACCGATCCTTATGCGCTCGCGCGCGACCAATTTGACGCTCGATGAGATCGGCGAAAAAGTCGGCACCGCTACGGGAGTCGGCCCCGCAGAGCTCCGCTCGGGCACGAAGAATAGTCAGGTTGTTCGCGCTAAGGGGTTGCTCGCGCGGGAGGGAATACGAAACGGCCATCGAATCGGCGAGATAGCGGCGTGGCTCCATACCGCGCCGGGCAGCGTCGGTTACTATCTCAGAAAGAATTCAACGAATTTGCGAGCCTGA
- the argB gene encoding acetylglutamate kinase encodes MTDSPLMLKQAIPYIRMYKGKIFVVKVGGRVVGRKEMLDALVEDVCLLQQVGIRVVLVHGGGNQATELAKKLGLEPEIIAGRRVTDAETLEVAKMVYGGTLNIDILSSFRAHHTPAVGVSGVDAGLVTAHRRPKRMVEPAPGQAPIEVDFGFVGDIDGVDPKVLLTLLDAGMTPVVSCLGADTMGNIFNINADSIAESIARSLKAEKLVIVTDTEGLLKDVGNPSSLVSYTDVDEVESFKKAGRLTGGMLPKIEACVRALKGGVRRTHIINGLKPGALLRETFTNAGCGTMIVEKRERQEYQAVELAPEPLIA; translated from the coding sequence ATGACCGACTCGCCTTTGATGCTCAAGCAGGCCATCCCCTACATCCGCATGTACAAGGGCAAGATCTTCGTCGTGAAGGTCGGGGGCCGCGTGGTCGGCCGCAAAGAGATGCTCGACGCCCTCGTCGAGGACGTCTGCCTGCTCCAGCAGGTGGGCATCCGAGTGGTGCTCGTGCACGGCGGCGGCAACCAGGCCACCGAGCTCGCCAAGAAGCTCGGCCTCGAGCCCGAGATCATCGCCGGCCGCCGCGTCACCGATGCGGAGACGCTCGAGGTCGCCAAGATGGTCTACGGCGGCACCCTCAACATCGACATCCTCTCCTCGTTCCGCGCCCACCACACGCCCGCCGTCGGCGTATCGGGCGTGGACGCCGGCCTCGTCACCGCGCACCGGCGCCCCAAGCGCATGGTCGAGCCCGCCCCGGGCCAGGCCCCGATCGAGGTGGACTTCGGCTTCGTCGGCGACATCGACGGCGTCGACCCCAAGGTCCTGCTGACCTTGCTCGACGCGGGCATGACGCCCGTCGTCTCCTGCCTCGGCGCCGACACCATGGGAAACATCTTCAACATCAACGCCGACTCGATCGCCGAGTCGATCGCCCGCTCGCTCAAGGCCGAGAAGCTCGTCATCGTGACCGACACCGAGGGGCTGCTCAAGGACGTGGGCAACCCCTCGAGCCTCGTCTCATATACCGACGTCGACGAGGTCGAGAGCTTCAAGAAGGCCGGGCGCCTGACGGGCGGCATGCTGCCCAAGATCGAGGCCTGCGTGCGCGCGCTCAAGGGCGGCGTGCGCCGGACCCACATCATCAACGGCCTCAAACCCGGCGCCCTGCTGCGCGAGACCTTCACCAACGCCGGCTGCGGCACGATGATCGTCGAGAAGCGCGAGCGCCAGGAATACCAGGCCGTCGAGCTCGCCCCCGAGCCGCTCATCGCATGA
- a CDS encoding M20/M25/M40 family metallo-hydrolase has translation MNAVELLREVVRIPSESRQEDAVVARLHSAMLELGLSPKASGRNLTAMLDGGDGPLLLLNSHTDTVPVGQGWTRDPLKADIEDGKIYGRGSNDAKGCLVAMMIGTQRAFASNAPKGKVLIAATCEEEVLGQGLEVLLPTLPRPDAAVVGEPTGLKAAVAQKGLLLLEIIAKGRSAHAAHGGGVNAVEAAARDVLALSKIGFDREHPALGATTLHVTQISGGERHNVIPDRCKLVVDIRTTPSVSPDEIIALVKKTVEGEVTIRSNRLGSVETDPAHPVVQAALAANPSGRAYGSPTLSDWVFLKGIPTVKAGPGDSKRSHTPDEYLEVSELEAGVAFYENLIRSYFDKAAA, from the coding sequence ATGAACGCCGTCGAGCTCCTGCGCGAGGTCGTCCGCATCCCGTCCGAGTCGAGACAGGAGGACGCCGTCGTCGCGCGGCTGCATTCGGCCATGCTCGAGCTCGGCCTCTCTCCCAAAGCGAGCGGCCGCAATCTCACCGCGATGCTGGACGGAGGAGACGGCCCCCTTCTGCTTCTGAACTCCCACACCGACACCGTTCCCGTCGGCCAAGGCTGGACGAGGGACCCCCTCAAGGCGGACATCGAGGACGGCAAGATCTACGGCCGGGGAAGCAACGACGCGAAGGGCTGCCTCGTGGCCATGATGATCGGCACTCAGCGGGCGTTCGCCTCGAACGCGCCCAAGGGCAAGGTGCTCATCGCGGCGACCTGCGAGGAAGAGGTCCTCGGCCAGGGCCTCGAAGTCCTTCTCCCGACCTTGCCCCGTCCCGACGCGGCCGTCGTGGGCGAACCGACCGGCCTGAAAGCCGCCGTCGCTCAGAAGGGACTGCTCCTTCTCGAGATCATCGCCAAAGGGCGCTCGGCGCACGCCGCTCACGGCGGCGGCGTCAACGCGGTCGAGGCCGCGGCGAGAGACGTCCTGGCCCTGTCGAAGATCGGATTCGACCGAGAGCATCCTGCTTTGGGCGCCACGACTTTGCATGTCACCCAGATCTCCGGCGGCGAGCGCCACAACGTGATCCCCGACCGCTGCAAATTGGTCGTCGATATCCGCACCACTCCCTCCGTTTCCCCGGACGAGATCATCGCGCTGGTGAAGAAGACCGTCGAGGGCGAGGTGACGATCCGCTCCAACCGCCTCGGCTCGGTCGAGACCGACCCCGCCCATCCCGTCGTCCAGGCCGCGCTCGCCGCCAATCCCTCCGGCCGCGCCTACGGCTCGCCGACCTTGTCCGACTGGGTGTTCCTCAAGGGCATCCCCACGGTGAAGGCCGGCCCCGGCGACTCGAAGCGGTCGCACACCCCGGACGAGTACCTCGAGGTCTCCGAGCTCGAGGCCGGCGTCGCTTTCTACGAGAACCTGATCCGATCCTACTTCGACAAGGCGGCCGCATGA